The following coding sequences are from one Thermogemmatispora onikobensis window:
- a CDS encoding argininosuccinate synthase, translating to MATAVLAYSGGLDTSVAIRWIKEKYDLDVIALTIDVGNDRDLQSIARRAEQIGAVKAIVVDARADFVRYFVWPALQAGAMYEGQYPLATALARPLIARLLVEVARAEGAVAVAHGCTGKGNDQVRFDVSIATLAPDLKIIAPVREWSMTRDSEIAYAAEHNIPIPVTNASPYSIDQNLWGRSIECGVLEDPWQEPPEDVYAWTTSPWLFGRQGGLPIPEPTYIELTFEHGIPVALNGEEIDGVTLIETLNPLAGKYGIGRIDHVENRLVGIKSREIYEAPAAVVLHAAHKALESLTLSRDQLRFKELVSAEYARLIYNGQWYSALHQDLAAYVQSTQRFVSGKVRVKLAPGQFAVVGRQSEHSLYSHSLATYDTGDQFDHNAAVGFIKLWGLPLQTQAQAQLLPSLGIEGNLLKGVEGNLLEKGPAHAASASPSSSSASTEGQS from the coding sequence ATGGCTACTGCGGTTCTCGCCTACTCCGGCGGTCTGGATACCTCTGTGGCAATCCGCTGGATTAAGGAGAAATATGACCTGGATGTGATCGCGCTGACGATCGATGTCGGCAACGACCGCGACCTGCAAAGTATCGCCCGCCGCGCGGAACAGATCGGAGCGGTGAAGGCGATTGTCGTGGATGCGCGGGCTGACTTTGTGCGCTATTTTGTCTGGCCCGCCCTGCAGGCCGGCGCGATGTATGAGGGCCAGTATCCGCTGGCAACCGCTCTGGCCCGTCCTTTAATTGCCCGCTTGCTGGTGGAGGTAGCCCGCGCCGAGGGAGCGGTCGCTGTGGCTCATGGCTGTACCGGGAAGGGCAACGACCAGGTGCGCTTCGATGTCTCGATCGCGACGCTGGCCCCCGATCTGAAGATCATCGCCCCGGTGCGTGAGTGGAGCATGACGCGCGACAGCGAGATTGCCTACGCCGCCGAGCACAATATTCCCATTCCGGTGACGAACGCCAGCCCCTACTCAATTGATCAGAATCTCTGGGGACGCAGCATCGAGTGCGGCGTGCTGGAAGATCCCTGGCAGGAGCCGCCGGAGGATGTCTATGCCTGGACAACCAGCCCCTGGCTCTTCGGGCGCCAGGGCGGTCTGCCTATCCCTGAGCCAACTTACATCGAGCTGACCTTCGAGCACGGTATTCCGGTGGCCCTGAACGGCGAGGAGATCGATGGGGTGACGCTGATCGAGACGCTCAATCCTTTGGCCGGGAAGTACGGGATCGGGCGCATCGATCACGTGGAGAATCGCCTGGTGGGCATTAAGTCGCGTGAGATCTACGAGGCTCCCGCGGCGGTGGTCCTCCATGCCGCGCATAAGGCCCTGGAGAGCCTGACGCTCAGCCGCGATCAGCTGCGCTTCAAAGAGCTGGTTTCTGCCGAATATGCGCGCCTGATTTACAATGGGCAGTGGTATAGTGCCCTCCATCAGGATCTGGCGGCTTATGTGCAGAGCACGCAGCGCTTTGTGAGCGGCAAGGTGCGCGTGAAGCTGGCGCCGGGCCAGTTCGCGGTGGTCGGACGCCAGTCCGAGCATTCGCTCTATAGCCATAGCCTGGCCACCTACGATACGGGCGATCAGTTCGACCACAACGCCGCCGTCGGCTTCATTAAGCTGTGGGGTCTACCGCTGCAGACACAGGCCCAGGCCCAGCTCCTCCCCTCGCTCGGTATCGAGGGGAACTTGCTGAAAGGCGTCGAGGGCAACCTCCTGGAGAAAGGGCCGGCCCACGCTGCTTCTGCTTCCCCCTCTTCCTCCTCAGCCTCAACAGAAGGACAGAGCTGA
- the argH gene encoding argininosuccinate lyase, producing MPKLWQKTYRVNEQVERFEAAQNSALDSRLVRYDVWGSLAHAAMLTKIGVLTEDEHRALKEALCDILRLAEAGQFTITPSDEDVHTCVENYLAEVAGAAGKKIHMARSRNDQVLVDLRLYAKEQLHGIANSLLTLAETLWRFASAHTDVPMPGYTHMQRAMLSSVALWAGAFAESLLDDEQLLSAAYSLNDQSPLGSAAGYGVPIAIDRQYTAELLGFARVQHNVIYVQNSRGKVEAAIVQALAQIMLDLSKLAQDILLFTTAEYNFFHVPQELCTGSSIMPQKRNLGVMELVRARTQTVLALQQQILGIVTGLPSGYNMDYQETKRPFMEALDVVRECLEISTLVVGSLEVNVDRLVAACTFELFATDRAYELTRTANLPFRDAYRIVGAEVTAQLDRHEALPTEGREQLVERLKKRNHLGGAGNLGLEQIAQQLTAARAAWQERTATFETAIRRLTGSGQDGQGNQDSPASALGEIQSEHGRA from the coding sequence ATGCCGAAACTCTGGCAGAAAACCTATCGTGTGAATGAGCAGGTCGAGCGTTTCGAGGCGGCGCAGAATAGCGCTCTCGATAGCCGCCTGGTGCGCTACGATGTCTGGGGATCGCTGGCACATGCGGCCATGCTCACCAAGATTGGCGTGCTGACGGAGGATGAGCACAGAGCCTTGAAAGAGGCTCTGTGTGACATCCTCCGCCTGGCCGAAGCGGGACAGTTTACGATCACGCCCAGCGATGAGGACGTGCATACGTGTGTCGAGAATTACCTGGCAGAGGTGGCTGGTGCTGCCGGCAAGAAGATCCACATGGCGCGCTCGCGCAATGATCAGGTGCTGGTTGATCTGCGCCTCTATGCCAAGGAGCAGCTGCATGGAATCGCCAATTCCCTGCTGACTCTGGCGGAAACGCTCTGGCGCTTCGCCAGCGCCCATACCGATGTGCCGATGCCCGGCTATACCCATATGCAGCGGGCTATGCTCTCATCGGTGGCCCTGTGGGCCGGCGCTTTCGCCGAGTCCCTACTCGACGATGAGCAGCTGCTGAGCGCCGCTTACAGTTTGAACGACCAGTCGCCGCTTGGCTCCGCTGCCGGCTACGGGGTGCCAATCGCCATCGATCGCCAGTATACTGCCGAGCTGCTTGGCTTCGCGCGTGTGCAGCATAATGTGATCTATGTCCAGAATAGCCGCGGCAAAGTCGAGGCGGCCATTGTCCAGGCCCTGGCCCAGATCATGCTGGACCTGAGTAAGCTGGCTCAGGATATCTTGCTGTTCACAACGGCGGAGTACAATTTCTTCCACGTCCCCCAGGAACTATGTACGGGCAGCAGCATTATGCCCCAGAAGCGCAATCTGGGCGTGATGGAGCTGGTGCGCGCCCGCACACAGACGGTGCTGGCTCTTCAGCAGCAGATTCTGGGCATTGTCACCGGCCTGCCCTCGGGCTACAATATGGACTATCAGGAGACCAAGCGCCCCTTTATGGAAGCGCTAGATGTGGTGCGTGAGTGCCTGGAGATCTCTACGCTGGTGGTGGGGTCGTTGGAGGTGAATGTCGACCGCCTGGTCGCCGCCTGCACATTCGAACTCTTCGCCACCGATCGCGCCTACGAGCTAACGCGCACTGCCAACCTGCCGTTTCGCGATGCCTATCGGATTGTGGGAGCCGAGGTCACAGCTCAGCTCGATCGCCATGAAGCGCTGCCAACGGAGGGCCGCGAGCAGCTGGTCGAGCGCCTCAAGAAGCGCAATCACCTGGGCGGAGCCGGGAATCTCGGCCTGGAGCAGATTGCTCAGCAGCTGACCGCAGCCCGAGCGGCCTGGCAGGAACGCACTGCCACCTTTGAAACGGCGATCCGGCGCCTGACAGGCTCAGGACAGGATGGCCAGGGCAACCAGGATAGCCCCGCGTCAGCGCTGGGCGAGATTCAGTCTGAGCATGGGAGGGCTTAA
- the argG gene encoding argininosuccinate synthase, whose protein sequence is MTTSNQKQQTDKQSALAVALQKIEAVEVPQGKSIALAYSGGLDSSLCVKLSQLKYKARELYAINVDVGQGQEEIDMAVERAVQLGIQPITIDARKEFTEQWLTKAIQANSDYNGYPVSTSMTRQLIAARVAQKALELGCDALMEGSSGKGNDQYRMHNVFSLFAPGLAIFVPVRDFDLTRSEEGLLMEHYGVPIEEIIVGGDDKTMWCRSIASGGIDLDTELPDSIWMWLTPPQKAPDKPTTIKLTWRNGLPVALDGHEVPLDEMIEQLNVIGGANGIGKIDLFEDGIMGLKSREIYEAPAATILLKVHRDLEQFCLTKEEIQLKRPLEAYWARMVYHGEWFHPLKQAIDAFIAETQKVVNGEYTLQLYKGNIDIVARKAEGGLFFPDVRSIKSASFNQKECAAVAHIRGLPYELISRRNKNLGFSPVGGI, encoded by the coding sequence ATGACAACCAGCAATCAGAAACAGCAGACCGACAAGCAAAGTGCTCTCGCAGTTGCCCTGCAGAAGATCGAGGCGGTAGAGGTTCCCCAGGGGAAGAGCATCGCCCTCGCTTACTCCGGCGGCCTTGATTCGTCGCTCTGCGTCAAGCTCTCCCAGCTCAAGTACAAGGCCCGGGAGCTGTACGCCATCAATGTTGATGTCGGTCAGGGGCAAGAGGAGATCGATATGGCGGTAGAGCGCGCGGTCCAGTTGGGTATTCAGCCGATTACGATCGATGCCAGAAAGGAGTTCACCGAGCAGTGGCTGACCAAAGCCATTCAGGCCAACTCGGACTACAACGGCTATCCCGTCTCGACCTCGATGACGCGCCAGTTGATCGCCGCCAGGGTGGCTCAGAAGGCTCTGGAGCTGGGTTGCGATGCCCTGATGGAGGGTTCCAGCGGCAAAGGTAACGACCAGTACCGCATGCATAACGTTTTTAGCCTCTTCGCTCCCGGCCTGGCGATCTTTGTGCCGGTGCGCGATTTCGACCTGACGCGCAGCGAGGAGGGGCTGCTGATGGAGCACTACGGCGTTCCGATCGAGGAGATCATTGTCGGCGGCGATGACAAGACGATGTGGTGTCGCTCGATCGCCAGCGGCGGGATCGATCTGGATACAGAGCTGCCCGATTCGATCTGGATGTGGCTGACTCCTCCTCAGAAGGCCCCGGATAAGCCGACGACGATCAAGTTGACCTGGCGTAACGGCTTGCCGGTTGCCCTGGACGGCCATGAGGTCCCGCTCGATGAGATGATCGAGCAGTTGAATGTGATCGGTGGAGCCAATGGAATCGGCAAAATCGACCTCTTTGAGGATGGCATCATGGGCCTCAAGTCCCGCGAGATCTACGAGGCTCCCGCAGCTACCATCTTGCTGAAGGTCCATCGCGATCTGGAACAGTTCTGTTTGACAAAGGAGGAGATCCAGCTGAAGCGTCCTCTTGAGGCTTACTGGGCACGCATGGTCTATCACGGCGAGTGGTTCCATCCTCTGAAGCAGGCCATCGATGCCTTTATCGCTGAAACGCAGAAGGTGGTGAACGGCGAGTATACGCTCCAGCTCTATAAGGGGAACATTGATATTGTGGCACGCAAAGCGGAGGGCGGTCTCTTCTTCCCCGATGTGCGCTCTATCAAGAGCGCCAGTTTCAATCAGAAGGAGTGCGCCGCTGTGGCCCACATCCGCGGTCTGCCTTATGAGCTGATCTCGCGCCGCAACAAGAATCTGGGGTTCAGTCCCGTGGGAGGGATCTGA